In uncultured Desulfovibrio sp., a single window of DNA contains:
- a CDS encoding DUF3310 domain-containing protein, whose amino-acid sequence MAPSTPTSPSYYSRFKIQPLDFIAANKLDFLTGNIIKYVMRHDAKNGLEDLQKAKVYLERLIQQVKEKETNA is encoded by the coding sequence GTGGCTCCCTCTACCCCCACCAGCCCTTCCTATTACTCCCGGTTCAAGATTCAGCCTCTGGACTTCATAGCCGCAAACAAGCTCGACTTCCTGACCGGCAACATCATCAAGTACGTCATGCGGCACGATGCCAAAAACGGCCTTGAGGATTTGCAGAAGGCCAAGGTGTATCTGGAGCGGCTTATCCAGCAGGTAAAGGAGAAAGAAACAAATGCCTGA
- a CDS encoding portal protein: protein MASQSPNSSATAEDAAKGTTAARYATLEVVRQPYLDRARDCSALTLPYLIPPQDTPEGQKLPSLFQSVGANGVTNLASKLLLTMLPPNEPCFRLRVNNMVLEEQQEQEDKEFRTKMDKALSRVEQAILADIESTSDRPVVNEGNMHLIIGGNVLYHNDKEDGLRMFPLSRFVVDRDSMGKAVEIIVREDVSINTLPEAFLKNLKELSGPIGDAAKKKLTEADGGSGGKECEVELYTHLKLAGKKWKIHQECMGQKVPGTSGSYKTDECPWFPVRMYSVAGEPYGRSFVEQQIGDLNSLESLNQALVEGSVVSARMLFFTNPNGFTSAKSVAEAENGAVLEGNAQDVTTLQVQKGADLQVTATKIQALEQSLKTAFLMMDGIRRDAERVTAEEIRIIAQELESGLGGVYTVISQEFQLPYIRSRMAAMTKQRRIPELPKDIVAPSIVTGFEAIGRGNDKTKLVEFFKFGQATFGQAFMSYVNPTNAIMRLAASMGIATEGLIKTEEEMKQAQQQQTQAAQQQMMTEKLGPEVIRQGGAMLQNQQNQQATEPVE, encoded by the coding sequence GTGGCCTCTCAATCCCCCAATAGTTCGGCAACAGCCGAAGATGCCGCAAAAGGAACCACCGCAGCCAGGTATGCCACGCTGGAAGTCGTAAGGCAGCCCTATCTTGACCGGGCGCGGGACTGCTCCGCACTGACCCTGCCTTACCTCATCCCTCCTCAGGATACGCCGGAAGGCCAGAAGCTCCCTTCACTTTTTCAGAGCGTTGGAGCCAATGGCGTTACCAACCTTGCCTCCAAGCTGTTGCTCACCATGCTCCCGCCCAACGAACCCTGCTTCAGACTGCGGGTGAACAATATGGTTCTGGAAGAGCAGCAGGAGCAGGAAGACAAGGAGTTCCGCACAAAGATGGACAAGGCTCTGTCGCGTGTGGAGCAGGCAATTCTGGCCGACATTGAATCCACGTCTGACCGTCCGGTGGTTAATGAAGGGAACATGCACCTCATAATTGGCGGCAATGTTCTTTACCACAATGACAAGGAAGATGGCTTGCGCATGTTTCCCCTGTCCCGGTTTGTGGTGGACAGGGATTCAATGGGCAAGGCTGTGGAGATCATTGTTAGGGAAGATGTTTCCATCAACACCCTGCCTGAAGCTTTCCTGAAAAACCTCAAGGAGCTTTCCGGCCCCATAGGTGATGCTGCCAAGAAAAAGCTTACAGAAGCAGACGGCGGCAGCGGGGGTAAGGAATGCGAGGTTGAGCTTTATACCCACCTCAAGCTGGCTGGGAAGAAGTGGAAGATTCATCAGGAGTGTATGGGCCAGAAGGTGCCTGGGACATCTGGCAGCTACAAGACTGACGAATGCCCCTGGTTTCCGGTGCGTATGTACTCGGTGGCGGGTGAGCCTTATGGTCGTTCCTTTGTGGAACAGCAGATAGGCGACCTGAACTCTCTTGAATCCCTGAATCAGGCTTTGGTTGAAGGTTCCGTTGTTTCAGCCCGTATGTTGTTCTTTACCAATCCAAATGGGTTTACCTCTGCCAAGTCTGTGGCTGAAGCAGAGAACGGAGCGGTGCTTGAAGGCAATGCCCAGGATGTCACCACACTACAGGTGCAGAAGGGCGCTGATCTTCAAGTCACAGCCACAAAGATTCAGGCGCTTGAGCAGAGCCTCAAAACAGCCTTCCTCATGATGGATGGCATCAGACGGGACGCGGAACGTGTTACGGCTGAGGAAATTCGTATTATCGCTCAGGAATTGGAATCCGGTCTTGGCGGTGTTTATACCGTTATTTCTCAGGAATTTCAGTTGCCCTACATCCGTAGCCGCATGGCTGCCATGACAAAGCAGCGCCGGATTCCTGAGTTGCCCAAGGATATTGTGGCCCCCTCCATCGTCACTGGCTTTGAAGCCATAGGCAGGGGGAATGACAAAACCAAGCTGGTTGAGTTTTTTAAGTTTGGTCAGGCCACCTTTGGGCAAGCCTTCATGAGCTATGTGAATCCAACTAACGCCATCATGCGCCTTGCTGCCTCTATGGGCATTGCCACTGAAGGACTCATCAAGACCGAAGAGGAAATGAAGCAGGCACAGCAGCAGCAAACCCAGGCGGCACAGCAGCAGATGATGACGGAAAAACTTGGCCCTGAGGTCATACGCCAGGGTGGCGCAATGCTTCAGAACCAGCAAAATCAGCAGGCCACTGAGCCTGTGGAATAA
- a CDS encoding lysozyme produces the protein MIGGVLIAIVLSVSQLTASPFLAAVKHYEGFYPAPYRCPAGVWTIGYGHTKGVSASSKPITQAEANILLLGDMAEAGMDVLRLAGDVLQDTDDLAAAARRFEALASWVFNLGATNLSSSTMLKRIKEKRWEDAAKEMLRWDKAKVNGVAQTLSGLTKRRKSESHYFLTGEVVIF, from the coding sequence CTGATAGGAGGTGTCCTTATCGCTATCGTTCTCAGCGTCTCCCAGCTCACAGCCTCCCCGTTTCTCGCAGCAGTAAAGCACTACGAAGGTTTTTATCCTGCCCCCTACAGATGCCCCGCTGGCGTCTGGACTATCGGCTACGGCCATACCAAAGGCGTCTCCGCGTCCTCCAAGCCCATAACCCAGGCTGAAGCCAATATCCTGCTTTTGGGGGATATGGCCGAAGCCGGTATGGATGTGCTGCGGCTGGCAGGAGATGTCTTGCAGGATACGGATGATCTGGCTGCTGCGGCGCGCCGTTTTGAAGCCCTGGCCTCATGGGTGTTCAACCTTGGCGCAACCAACCTTTCCTCCTCCACAATGCTGAAACGCATCAAGGAAAAGCGTTGGGAAGATGCCGCCAAAGAAATGCTCAGGTGGGACAAAGCCAAGGTTAATGGCGTAGCACAGACGCTTTCCGGCCTGACCAAAAGACGCAAATCTGAATCCCATTATTTCCTCACAGGAGAAGTGGTCATCTTCTAG
- a CDS encoding 4Fe-4S cluster-binding domain-containing protein, whose product MLRIIGTEYNPAHQAFEVYVAGCTRKCPGCHNPESQSFGKGRRWPEWLRDNRYKLGTQMFKHVWVLGGDLLCQPDMVDAAEFIKALRHAMPEGLALWLWTGGGIEDVPKNLLPWFNFVKTGEYRRGEAKSIIIYDASSAPLKLASANQNVWKIEENTYESCRVGG is encoded by the coding sequence TTGCTCCGCATTATAGGCACTGAGTACAACCCGGCCCACCAAGCTTTTGAAGTGTATGTGGCCGGGTGTACGCGCAAATGCCCCGGATGCCACAACCCGGAATCTCAGTCTTTCGGCAAAGGAAGGCGCTGGCCTGAATGGCTCAGAGATAACAGGTACAAGCTGGGCACCCAGATGTTCAAGCACGTCTGGGTGCTTGGCGGTGATCTGCTGTGTCAGCCGGATATGGTTGATGCTGCTGAGTTCATAAAGGCGCTACGCCATGCCATGCCTGAAGGATTGGCGCTCTGGCTGTGGACAGGGGGAGGTATTGAGGATGTGCCCAAAAACCTCCTCCCGTGGTTCAACTTCGTTAAAACAGGGGAGTACCGGCGAGGAGAGGCTAAGTCCATCATTATATATGATGCTTCTTCTGCCCCTCTCAAGCTGGCCTCTGCAAACCAGAACGTATGGAAAATTGAGGAGAATACATATGAATCCTGTCGTGTTGGCGGGTAA
- the nrdD gene encoding anaerobic ribonucleoside-triphosphate reductase: protein MKYPAGLFLLEGIHESQLDINHTSREYFSTSNRKGSATADHSIDPNANVTGRDVITFNYEVPKPLMKLNSLYNLWNAVREAESIEAADVVIEAELTGRIYINDSWDIGRPYCFNYSTLDIALEGLKMGGRLDIVPPKSLSTLLRQVEQFTVYAANSTLGATGLADMLLVISRYVDMILDGEKDCRAYYDNHVCVGTNRKEVWTYIGECLTSLIYTLNWEFRGNQSPFTNVSIYDKPFLEKLLPSYVINGAAPKLATVQAVQEMFLDCFNEVLSRDPATFPVVTACFSLAHDEQEGKHVADKAFLRMVAKKNLKYGFINFYIGETSTLSSCCRLRSNINDLGYANSFGAGSTKIGSLGVCTLNLPALAREANADTADKDDKAALKSLCEILVQAVSLVATINHAKRTFIKDRIERGSLPLYSLGFMDLKHQYSTCGFTGLYEALNILGYDIREPEGLAAAKRILGTINAVNDLQTGLLGTPHNMEQVPGESSAVKLAKKDSLLGLNPEGYPLYSNQFIPLWEEGVDLLDRIRIQGELDSYCTGGAICHLNVGEQIEKAETMEALVLHAAACGVVYFAVNYAINKCANGHMTVGKDTPKCPVCGAEVTDTFTRVVGFLTNTKHWNAARREHDWPNRTFYHKAE, encoded by the coding sequence ATGAAGTATCCTGCGGGGCTTTTTCTTTTGGAGGGCATTCATGAAAGCCAGCTCGACATCAACCACACAAGCCGGGAATACTTCAGCACATCCAACCGCAAGGGTTCAGCCACGGCTGACCATTCCATTGACCCCAACGCCAACGTCACAGGCCGGGATGTCATCACCTTCAATTACGAAGTGCCCAAGCCGCTCATGAAGCTGAACTCCCTGTACAACCTCTGGAATGCCGTGCGGGAAGCTGAAAGCATTGAAGCGGCTGACGTTGTGATTGAAGCGGAACTGACCGGGCGCATCTACATCAATGACAGTTGGGACATTGGCCGTCCGTACTGCTTCAACTACTCAACCCTGGATATTGCCCTGGAAGGGCTGAAGATGGGCGGGCGTCTCGACATCGTGCCTCCCAAAAGCCTTTCGACCCTGCTGCGGCAGGTGGAGCAGTTCACGGTGTACGCCGCCAACAGCACCCTCGGTGCTACTGGCCTTGCCGACATGCTGCTTGTCATCTCCCGCTATGTGGACATGATTCTGGATGGCGAAAAGGATTGCCGTGCGTACTACGACAACCATGTATGCGTGGGCACCAACAGGAAAGAAGTGTGGACGTACATTGGTGAATGCCTGACCTCCCTGATCTACACCCTGAATTGGGAGTTCCGGGGGAATCAGTCTCCCTTCACCAATGTCAGCATCTACGACAAGCCTTTCCTTGAAAAGCTGCTCCCGTCTTACGTCATCAATGGCGCTGCCCCCAAGCTTGCCACCGTGCAGGCTGTGCAGGAAATGTTTCTGGACTGCTTCAACGAAGTCCTATCCCGTGACCCTGCCACGTTCCCGGTGGTGACAGCCTGCTTCTCTCTGGCCCACGATGAACAGGAAGGTAAGCATGTTGCTGATAAAGCCTTCCTGCGCATGGTCGCCAAAAAGAACCTGAAGTACGGCTTCATCAACTTCTACATTGGCGAGACCAGTACCCTTTCGTCTTGCTGCCGTTTGCGGTCGAACATCAACGACCTCGGCTATGCCAATTCGTTTGGGGCTGGCAGCACCAAGATCGGCAGTCTTGGTGTGTGTACTCTCAACCTGCCCGCACTGGCGCGGGAGGCCAACGCAGATACCGCCGATAAAGATGACAAAGCTGCCCTGAAGTCGCTGTGTGAAATCCTCGTTCAGGCCGTCAGCCTTGTGGCTACCATCAATCACGCCAAGCGCACCTTCATCAAAGACCGTATTGAACGTGGCAGCCTGCCGCTGTACTCGCTGGGTTTCATGGATTTGAAGCACCAGTATTCGACCTGCGGTTTCACCGGCCTTTACGAAGCCCTGAACATTCTGGGCTACGACATTCGTGAGCCTGAAGGGCTTGCCGCCGCCAAGCGCATTCTCGGCACCATCAATGCCGTGAACGACTTGCAGACCGGCCTGCTGGGCACCCCGCACAATATGGAGCAGGTGCCCGGTGAATCCTCTGCGGTCAAGCTGGCGAAGAAGGACAGCCTTCTGGGGCTGAACCCTGAGGGCTATCCCCTGTATTCCAACCAGTTCATCCCCCTGTGGGAAGAAGGTGTTGACCTCCTTGACCGCATTCGCATTCAGGGAGAGCTGGACAGCTATTGCACTGGCGGGGCCATCTGCCACCTCAATGTTGGTGAGCAGATTGAGAAGGCCGAAACCATGGAAGCCCTGGTGCTGCATGCCGCAGCCTGCGGTGTTGTTTACTTCGCCGTGAACTACGCCATCAACAAGTGCGCCAACGGCCACATGACGGTGGGTAAGGATACTCCCAAGTGTCCTGTCTGCGGTGCGGAAGTGACCGATACCTTCACCCGCGTGGTTGGCTTTCTGACCAACACAAAGCACTGGAACGCAGCGCGCCGGGAACATGACTGGCCCAACCGTACATTCTACCACAAGGCAGAATAA
- a CDS encoding ATP-binding protein: MTKKPTMFIMLGLPGAGKSTYVNTNFVPAGVQVLCADDLRMAHGHKFYGPLEQQIHGMLYTLARAHMLRGLDVVIDESTVRTSYVQRWARLAEDMGYDIKVVHLKTPKEICVARRKTVTPDFPLDVIDMKERDLVRNLPDIKAMLNPEEYMEVE, encoded by the coding sequence GTGACCAAGAAACCCACCATGTTTATTATGCTGGGCCTTCCCGGCGCTGGCAAATCCACCTACGTCAATACCAACTTTGTCCCTGCCGGTGTGCAGGTGCTTTGCGCTGATGATCTGCGCATGGCCCACGGCCACAAGTTCTATGGCCCGCTGGAGCAGCAGATTCATGGCATGCTCTACACCCTGGCCCGCGCTCACATGCTGCGGGGTCTGGACGTGGTGATTGATGAAAGCACCGTGCGTACCTCCTATGTGCAGCGCTGGGCGCGTCTGGCCGAAGACATGGGCTACGACATCAAGGTTGTCCATCTGAAGACCCCCAAGGAAATCTGCGTGGCCCGCCGCAAGACCGTCACCCCCGACTTCCCCCTGGATGTCATCGACATGAAGGAACGCGACCTTGTACGCAACCTGCCCGACATCAAGGCCATGCTCAATCCCGAAGAATACATGGAGGTGGAATAA
- a CDS encoding phage capsid protein → MAETLNLSRPGQANKTGEADAMFMKVFTGEVMTAYAEVNIMKDLHRMRTIDHGKSASFAVLGKATARYHVPGTAILGSNQIAANERTINIDDLLIADVAIYDLEDAKNHYDVRQEYSKQLGWALAREFDKKTMRVAVLAARGAGIIDDEPGGAVIKGGPTVATDGEVLADSMFACAQTWDEKDVLEWERSFIVRPAQYYLLAQTTKVLNRDWGGEGVYADGTVLKVSGLQIIKSNNLPNTNITTATTGEKNNYIGDFSNTVALALQKEAIGTVKLKDLTVEKSGDDFHIMYQSTMMVAKYAMGHGILRPSCAIEVSKATA, encoded by the coding sequence ATGGCTGAAACTCTCAATCTTTCCCGTCCTGGTCAGGCCAACAAAACTGGTGAAGCCGATGCAATGTTCATGAAGGTCTTCACCGGTGAAGTCATGACGGCTTACGCCGAAGTGAACATCATGAAAGACCTGCACCGCATGCGTACCATTGACCACGGCAAGTCCGCTTCCTTCGCCGTGCTTGGCAAGGCCACTGCCCGCTATCACGTTCCCGGCACCGCCATCCTGGGCAGCAATCAGATTGCCGCCAATGAGCGCACCATCAACATTGACGATCTGCTGATTGCTGACGTGGCAATCTACGACCTGGAAGACGCCAAGAACCACTATGACGTGCGCCAGGAGTATTCCAAGCAGCTCGGCTGGGCGCTGGCCCGTGAGTTTGACAAAAAGACCATGCGTGTGGCCGTGCTTGCCGCCCGTGGCGCTGGTATCATTGACGATGAACCGGGTGGTGCGGTCATCAAGGGAGGCCCGACTGTTGCCACTGACGGTGAAGTGCTGGCTGACTCCATGTTCGCCTGCGCCCAGACCTGGGACGAAAAGGACGTGCTTGAATGGGAGCGCTCCTTCATCGTGCGTCCCGCGCAGTATTACCTGTTGGCCCAGACCACCAAGGTGCTGAACCGGGATTGGGGCGGTGAAGGCGTCTACGCTGACGGCACCGTGCTGAAGGTGTCTGGCCTCCAGATCATCAAGTCCAACAACCTGCCCAACACCAACATCACCACGGCCACCACTGGCGAAAAGAACAACTACATCGGTGACTTCAGCAACACTGTTGCCCTGGCTCTCCAGAAGGAAGCCATCGGCACCGTGAAGCTGAAAGACCTGACCGTGGAAAAGTCCGGTGACGACTTCCACATCATGTATCAGTCCACGATGATGGTGGCGAAGTACGCCATGGGCCACGGCATCCTGCGGCCTAGCTGCGCCATTGAGGTCAGCAAGGCCACTGCCTAA